One Etheostoma cragini isolate CJK2018 chromosome 18, CSU_Ecrag_1.0, whole genome shotgun sequence DNA window includes the following coding sequences:
- the LOC117961661 gene encoding uncharacterized protein LOC117961661 isoform X4, which translates to MIQLLSVAIVAGLFFGCWTEWFDRDDPSGAGDWETLVELRKEYPGKICADPIDVEARTLTGLTVAAAGDVIYVSDTTDGFVCRNQDQPKKNMCKDYRVRFSCPSSFCKGCWTEWFDRDDPTVTGDWETLVELRKEYPGKICANPIGVEARTLSGLTAAAAGDVIYLSDTTAGFICRNQDQPNKKRCNDYRVRFLCPPSFCEVCWTKWYDRDDPSVTGDWEDLINLRKENPGQICTNPLSIEAVTTDTLTPATSTGQTFFVYNKNEGFVCRKTDQKSRQCRDYKVRFGCPC; encoded by the exons ATGATCCAGTTG CTGAGTGTAGCCATTGTTGCAGGATTGTTCTTTG GATGCTGGACAGAATGGTTTGACAGAGATGACCCCTCTGGTGCTGGAGACTGGGAAACCCTCGTTGAACTTCGCAAGGAGTACCCAGGAAAGATCTGTGCTGACCCAATAGATGTTGAGGCTAGAACTCTAACTGGACTCACTGTGGCTGCAGCAGGGGATGTGATTTATGT aagTGACACAACTGACGGATTCGTCTGCAGGAACCAGGACCAACCCAAGAAAAATATGTGTAAAGATTATCGTGTTCGTTTCAGCTGCCCTTcctctttctgtaaag GATGCTGGACAGAATGGTTTGACAGAGATGACCCCACTGTAACTGGAGACTGGGAAACCCTCGTTGAACTTCGCAAGGAGTACCCAGGAAAGATCTGTGCTAACCCAATAGGTGTTGAGGCCAGAACTCTATCTGGACTCACTGCGGCTGCAGCAGGGGATGTGATTTATTT AAGTGATACAACTGCAGGATTCATCTGCCGGAACCAGGACCAACCCAATAAAAAGAGGTGTAATGATTATCGTGTTCGTTTCCTCTGCCCTCCCTCTTTCTGTGAAG TGTGCTGGACCAAGTGGTATGACCGTGATGATCCCAGTGTAACAGGGGACTGGGAGGATTTGATTAACTTGAGGAAAGAAAACCCCGGACAAATCTGTACCAACCCTCTGTCTATTGAGGCTGTTACCACTGACACACTGACCCCAGCCACCTCCACAGGGCAGACCTTCTTTGT gtacaataaaaatgaaggaTTTGTTTGCCGCAAAACGGACCAGAAATCTCGCCAGTGCCGTGACTACAAAGTTCGGTTTGGGTGCCCATGCTGA